In the genome of Candidatus Neomarinimicrobiota bacterium, one region contains:
- a CDS encoding energy-coupling factor transporter transmembrane protein EcfT, whose protein sequence is MILDPRVRAIIFFCLIFLSMKGSWIATLSAVFIILILLLFENSGFKRFWKVAKYSLILIPLTFIFHVVSLSGIFGVSEEIFIADNVQKATFFMSRVGVLVSAGAYFAMTVEPSNLAESLREMAAPLGKLGLPIDRIMLLFLLTFSFIPIISQQANRIREAQIARGLSMGKGIVNRIGKALPLMIPLIVLSISRAEQLSLVLESRGYNSPIKRTSLKKFRFSSLDYTMAIAVITITAFID, encoded by the coding sequence ATGATTCTTGATCCGCGCGTAAGAGCTATAATATTCTTTTGTTTGATATTTCTATCTATGAAAGGGAGTTGGATTGCCACACTATCGGCAGTTTTTATAATACTGATCCTCTTGCTGTTCGAGAATTCTGGATTCAAACGATTCTGGAAGGTTGCAAAATATTCACTTATACTCATCCCGCTGACGTTCATCTTCCATGTTGTATCGCTTTCGGGAATATTTGGAGTCTCCGAGGAAATTTTTATTGCGGACAACGTTCAAAAAGCAACGTTTTTCATGAGCAGAGTCGGGGTTCTCGTATCCGCCGGCGCCTATTTTGCCATGACGGTAGAACCTTCCAACCTTGCTGAATCTTTGAGAGAAATGGCAGCACCGCTTGGCAAATTAGGGCTGCCCATAGACCGGATCATGCTTCTGTTTCTTCTGACGTTTTCGTTCATTCCTATTATTTCTCAACAGGCGAACAGGATAAGAGAAGCTCAAATTGCGCGCGGCTTGTCGATGGGAAAGGGAATTGTAAATAGAATCGGAAAAGCTCTTCCATTGATGATCCCGCTTATTGTGTTGAGTATATCGAGAGCCGAACAGTTATCCCTCGTTCTTGAATCGAGGGGTTACAACTCGCCCATAAAGAGGACAAGTTTGAAAAAATTCAGGTTTTCGTCTCTCGATTATACGATGGCGATTGCCGTGATTACGATTACGGCGTTTATTGATTAA